TCAAGAACATCGACGTCAAACGCGTGCTGGAACAGTACGAATACAAAGAAGCGCGTGAAAACATCGACGTCAATACGCTTAGCAAACAGGCCGAGGCGCGCGAACAGTTGCTCGGCTTCATTAATGGTTCCGTGAAAGAAGAAGCGCGAACCGTTCAAAAACTTAACGGGCTTTCCGATGAAGCTATTGCGCTGTTGAGTTATTCCTCGACCAAACTGCGCTCGAATGAACTCAAGGTCGAACTCGGCGTGAAACAACTGGTCGAAAGACTCAAAGCCGACCTGGGCTTACAGGCATCGCGCGAGCCGCTCGCTCTCTCTACTATCCTTAATAATGCCTTCGCCGGTCAATATGGAAAGATCGACATAAAGGTCATAAAGAAGGACAAGAGCGGTAAGCCCCTCATCGATCAGGAAACAGGCGAAGAAGCAGAAAAGACCTACACGATCACGCCGGAAAAATTTCCCGACTATCTTATTCCGGCGCGCGAGGAGATCGAGCGTATGGATAAAAAACAGCTTTATAGAACATTTTATTCTTTCACACTGCAGAGCATCATCAGCGAAACCTTCACGTCATTGACCTTTATCAGAGAAGCCCTTGCAAAGAATAAATATGTGGTCGCCGCTGACGGTTTGAAGGAACAGGCGCTGGAGAATCACGAGATCCTAGAATATGCGCGCATCAAAATGGAAATGGCCAATCAGCTCGCGCCGTATGAAATACCACAGAATGTGGCGTGACAGAATTAGGTGTTGTTTTTTGAAGAGAGGTAAGTTTTGCCCGCGACTTTATGACAAAGGCAATTTATCGTTCTTTTTACCCTCGTTTGACGAACGAGTGTAAATGTTACCCTCGTTGAAAATTGAAAAAAATGAAGTATCATCCGTTAAAACCACACAATACATTACCTGATTTGCCCCCGAAGGCAGAGGTTGAAACAAAAGCAATCCTTAAGAAAGCCCTGTCGGCAAGCAGATCACTTTCTGAATTAAAGGGAGCCATCACTAATTTACCTAATCCCCTTTTGTTTGTTGACACTATCCACTTGCAGGAAGCCCGGGCCAGTTCAGCTATTGAAAATATCATTACGACTCAGGACGCGCTTTTTCAAGCCTCCGTCGCAGACAAACAAATTGAAAACCCTGCGACAAAAGAAGTCATTCATTATAAAGACGCTTTATGGTTTGGCATAGAGCAGCTTAAAAAAAAACCGCTCCTGACTACCAATCTTTTCATTGAGATCATGCGGATCATAAAGGAAAACAGGTCTGGCATACGAAATATACCGGGAACACAATTAAAAAACCCGGTTACCGGCCTGATAATTTATACGCCGCCCGAAGGAGAAGGCATTATAAGAGATAAACTAAAAGCGTTGGAAACATTCATTAATACCGAAAACGGTATGGACCCTATGATTAAATTGGCCTTGATTCACTATCAGTTTGAAGCGATTCACCCTTTTTTTGATGGAAATGGAAGAACCGGCAGGATCATTCTTTTGCTCTATCTAAAAATTTGCGGGTTAATGGACTTGCCGGCGCTCTATTTAAGTAGTTATATTTTGAAAAACAAAAATACATATTATGTCAACTTAAGAAATGTAACCGAAAAAAATGATTGGGAAAGCTGGATCCTTTACATGCTTGATATGATAGAGGTGACTTCTCAAAAAGGAAGAGAACGGATTGAGGAAACGAAAACATTAATGAAATCAATGGGCGGCAAGATTCAAAAAAAACTGCCTAAAATATATTCAAAAGATCTTTTGGAAATACTATTTCGGCTGCCCTACACAAAACGAAATTTTATAGAAACCGCAGGGCTGGGTAATATCAAAACCTCGGGATCTTATTTAAAAAGTTTGGAAGAAAAAGGATTTCTTAAAAGTGTAACCGTAGGCAAAGAAAAACTTTATTTAAACTTTCAGCTGATGGAGATACTAAAAAAACAGTAGTCGGACGCGAAATGGACACGTTGAATTGCAGCAGAATGTGGGGTGAGTTGGTTCGAATAGTTGTCGTGTGAACTTGAAGATCATTACGTTCGTCACTTTAGACAAAATTATATGTTTATATATCATTTTTGCAAAGGAGGTTCCAGTGCGTTATTTTATTCCAGCTTTTGCAGCCATAATTGTGGCCTGCTTGGGATGTTCAAATCCTCATAAAGAACTAAAAACAGAGCACGATGCTCTTCGTCTGAAACATACGACCTTTAAGAAGGATCACGACAGTCTTCGTACGGAACACCGCAACCTGAAATCTGCGCATATCGCCCTATTAACCAACGAAAAGAACCTGAACCCTTCGGTAATCTACCCGGAACATGAATTGTGGGCGCGTACACATGACAGTCTTGCGCTTGCGCATAATGCGTTAGTTGTTGCGCACAGGGCAATAGAAGAACAGCACAAGTCGGGTAATGTGTCCGTTGAGCAAATGGAGTCTGATCACAGTCGGATGCGGGAAGAACACAAAAGAATGCAGGAGGAGCACGACCTTTGGATCGCTCAACATATCACGATGCGAGATGACCATTTAAAAGCCATGGAAGAATTAAAGAAAGAGTAGAGTGAAGTTGTCTGATGTGTGTCCCGCGTGAATCAAGGATTTAAGGAAGACGCACTGATTAACAAACAAGTCTTGCGCTTTATTTGAATTGAGATGACTAAGATGAAAATATCATTCTTGAGAAAAGACAGTCCCTTCCTTCCGTTATTCTGGATAGGGATATCTGTCATATTGTTGGTCGCCGATTACAATGCCGGCCCGTTTATCCAATTTCCGATCACTTATCTTATTCCTGTCGCTCTGGCGTCTTGGTATACCGGACGCGGTTGGGGTATTGCATTTGCTATAGCGCTGCCTCTGGTCCGCTTGTTTTTTAATATCGCTCTGTGGACAGTCCCATGGACTTTTGTTGACGCTTCTATTAATTGTTTTATCAGAATCACCATTTTTTCCCTGCTTGCGATTCTGATAAACCGCACAGCCAGCCAATCGCGGGAATTAACCGAGGAAGTTGAAATTTTGAGCGGATTGCTGCCTATTTGTTCCTTTTGTAAAAAAATTCGTGACGATAAGCAGGAGTGGCAACCAATCGAGTCGTATATATCAAAAAGGAGCGAGGCATCATTTTCACACGGCCTGTGCCCGGAATGCGCCGAAAAGCATTACGGAGAATATCTGAGGAAGAAGTCATAGCCATTGAAATGGTTGACCTACTGCGCTACGGAGCGCCGGAAAAATACATGAAAGAACTCATAACCTAGCCGAAAAGCAAATAAGTTGGTGGTCGCCGTATAGGCGGTTATGAAGAGATAGCACGCATACAATGAAAGCAGCGTGTTGTGAATTAATCAAAATTTAGATTTCAAAGGTAAGCTTTACTCAGGTTTTCCAACCGTTCTTTAAATTACACTTCTGCTCCAACTGATCTATACGGAGGAAAAAATTTATGAATCCCATGCGTCTACACCGAATCGTTGTTGTAATAAGTTTATGCGGCTTGGTAATCAGTTCATGCGGAAAATCCGAAAAGATTTCCGATGATGCTAATTTAAAACCCAAATACGGCGGCACGCTCGTTTACACCAAGAACAGCCCGCCCGTAACGCTCGATCCAGCGCTTACCACAGAAACGGAATCCACGATTCCCTGCGATAATATTTTCGATCCATTGGTACAGCTCCAGCTCGGCAAAACGGGCATTGCGCCGGCGCTCGCAAAAACTTGGGATATTTCCAAAGATGGACTGGTCTACACCTTTCATTTGCGCACGGGCGTTACATTTCACGACGGCACGCCATTCACCGCCAAAGCGGTTCTCTTCAGTTTCAACCGTCAGCGCGATCCGAAACACCCCTTCCATCAGGGCGGCGACAAATTCGAGTACTGGAAAAACTTCTCGATGAATGAAATGATCAAAGATATTAAGGCGGTGAACGATTCAACAGTACAGTTCACGCTATCCAGCGCCAACGCAACTTTTCTGTATATTCTCAGCATGCAGTTCACCGCTATCGTGAGCCCTGACGGTATGAAAAAATACGGCACTCAGTTCTATGCCCACCCGATCGGAACCGGCGCGTTTCATTTTGTATCGTGGCAGAGCGATGATAATCTGATACTCGCGGCAAATACGGAATACTGGGACGGGAGGCCGTATCTTGATACCTTGATATTCAAAGCGGTTAATAAATCGGAAGAACGGGTTTCCAGATTGCTTTCAGGTGAATACGACATGATCGAATCGCCGACGCCGGAAAAGATCTCCGAGATCGAAAACAATAAGAACCTCAAAGTTTTCAAACAGCCCGGCGTCAACATTGCCTACATGGCGATGAATATGAACAAAAAACCTTTTTCGGACGAACGCGTGCGCAAAGCGATCGTGTATGCGGTTAACCGCGAGAAACTCGTGGAACAAGTGTATGGAGAATTCGGGCGTCCCGCGAAAAATCCTATTCCGCCGATGTTATTAGGATATAATGAAGAAATTCGTTTCACACCGTACGATCCTGAAAAAGCAAAACAATTACTCGCAGAGGCAGGCTTTCCCGACGGTTTTAAAACGAAGCTTTGGTATATGCCCATCGCGCGGGAATATATGCCTGACGGTAAAAGAACGGCTGAACTCATCGAAGCAGATCTGAAAGCGGTTGGCATCGAAGCTGAAATTTCAACCTATCCATGGCACGAATATCTTGAAAAACTTTACCGCGGCGAACATGAGATGGCGATCATGGGCTGGATTGCCGACATTCCCGATCCGGATAATTTTTTCTACCCGCTGCTGGACAAAACGGTCGCGGAAATCGTTCCGTCCAACAACATTGCCTTTTATAAAGGTGAGGATATGCATCAGCTTTTGCTCCAGGGCAAGTTAGCCACGGATTTGGTTGCACGCAGTAAGATCTATAGAGACGCTTGCGCCGTATTCAACCGTGATCTTCCGTGGTTCACGATCGCGCATTCCGTCGTGATCGTTCCGATGCAATCGTACGTAATGAATTTTCAGCCGTATGCAAGTTACGCGCGTAAATTTAATACCGTTTGGCTAAACAGATAGAATTCAAGTTTCATCATTAAACAAGGATATAGAGATATGATCACAAGAAAACTTTCATTTATCCTATCGGCTTGCATCGCCGTATGGAGCCTCTCATGCGGACCTGAGAAAAAAACAAATACGGTAAGCGACGACGCTAAACCGGAATACGGAGGAACATTTATTTATGCTAAGAACGGTCCTCCAATCACGCTTGATCCCGCGCTCACGAAAGAAACGGAGTCAACCGTCATCGCGGACAATATTTTTGACGGCTTGGTACAGCAGCGCGCCGGGAAAATCGCAATCGATCCATGCCTTGCAAAATCATGGGATATCTCCAAAGACGGAAAAATATATACATTCCATTTACGAAATGGCGTCAAATTTCATGACGGCACTCCTTTCACGGCAGGCTCCGTTCTGTTCTCGTTCGATCGACAGGGCAACCCCAAACATCCTTTTCACGGCAAGGCCGATTTTGATTTCTGGCGGAGTTTTAATATGGATAATATCATCAAGAGCATTAAAGCGCCGGATGACTCCACAATAATATTTACACTGACAAGCCCGGATGCAACGTTCCTTAATATTCTATCCATGAACTTTCTTCAGATAATCAGTCCGGAGGCAATGAAAAAATTCGGCGCCGATGCGTACAAGAACCCGGTTGGAACCGGCGCATTCAAATTTGTAAGCTGGAGCGATGACGGAAGCGTGGTGACGGTGGCAAATGAGCATTATTGGAACGGCAGACCGTATCTCGATACGCTGATATTCAAGCCCTTTCCCGATGCGCGTAAGCGCTGGCAAGCTCTTAAAGAAGGCGCAGTCAGTATGATGAGCGTCCCGGATCAGGCCGATCTGGCAGAGATACAGAATACCGCTGGAGTAAAATCTTCGCAACAACCCGGGGTCAATGTCGCATACCTTGCGATGAATATGAATAAGAAGCCGTTTGATGATTTGAAAGTTCGCCAGGCGATCGTGTATGCCATCGACCGGGAAAAACTGGTAAAAGCTGTCCTGTCACAACTCGGTCGGCCGGCCAAAAATCCAATCCCTCCAAATCTGCTGGGTTACAATGAAGAAATTCGCTTCACTCCCTTCGATCCTGCAAAGGCTAAACAGCTTCTTACGGAAGCCGGTTTTCCGAACGGGTTCAAGAGTTCGCTCTGGACATTGCCCGTTTCACGCGAATATATGCCTAATGGAAAACTTGCCGCTGAACTTATCCAGGCCGATCTGAAAGCGGTGGGAATTGAAACCGAAATAATCATACCGGAATTTCAGGAATATCTGAGACGTCGCGGCAATGGCGAGCATGAACTGCTTATCTCCGGATGGGTTGGCGATGTTCCCGATCCGCATTTCTTTTTCTATCCATTGCTTGATAAGGTGAGCGCCGAACAACGGCCATCGAATAATGCGGCATTTTACAAAAGCCAGGAAATGCACGACCTGATCGTCAAAGGAAAAGAAACTTTCGATCCGGTGGAGAGAAGCAATATTTACAAGAAGGCTTGTGAGGTTTTTAATAAAGACCTGCCGTGGTTTACGATAGCGCATGCCGTCGCCATCGTTCCGATGCGCGACCACGTGATGAATTTTCTCATGCACGCAAGTTCCGTTAGAAAATTCGACAAAGTCTGGCTTAAAAAATAGCCGGTAACCGTTAAGCCGCAAATGGTCACAAATTTTTACAAAGAAAAAAAGTCTGTTTAATAGCATGTATGTCATGCTGTGCCTGTCGAAGTGTTATAAGTAAATGGACTTTTTCTTCAACTTCTGTTCTTAAATAATTCATATGTGAATCTGTGGCAGTTCTATTTTAGTTCGGAACTACCGTGCTCTCACTGCAACTTATTTGTGCGGTTCGATTATTCAGAAAGGAGAAGCGTCTTGAAACATCAAACATTTTATCAATGGATTTTTATCTGCACGATCGGTTTATCGCTAATCGGCTGCGGGGGAGAAAAAAAAGATTCAGCCTCCGGCGATAATTCCAAACCGGAATACGGCGGCACGTTGATCTACGCGAAGAACGGCCCGCCGATCTCGCTCGATCCTGCCGCAACAAAAGAAACTGAATCGTCGGTCATTGTTGCCAGCATTTTCGATGGGCTCGTAGAACAACAAGCAGGTAAAGCGGCGATAAATCCTGCACTGGCAAAATCATGGAATATTTCAAAGGACGGTTTGACTTACACATTCAATCTCCGATCCGGAGTCACTTTCCATGACGGCACGCCTTTCAACGCCGATGCGGTATTGTTCAGTTTTAACAGGCAAAAAGACCCAAAACATCCCGGATATACTACGCGGGACGCATTTGAATACTGGAAAAATTTCGATATGGATAAAGTGGTGAGAACTATAGCCGCAGTTAACGATTCGACGGTTGAGTTCAAATTAAGCAAACCGGATGCGACCTTTTTGAATTTGCTCACGATCAATTTTGCCGCGATCGTCAGTCCTGAAGCAGTTAAAAAATACAAAAATGATTTTTATAAAAATCCCGTCGGAACGGGCGCATTTAAATTTTCAAGCTGGAATGACGACGGATCGGTGGTATGCGTCGCATTTGAAAATTTCATGAACGGCCGGCCTTATGCAGATACGTTGGTTTTTAAACCCATTTCTGACGGCCATCAGCGGTGGCTGGAATTGAAAGCGGGCACTGTGAATATGATGTCTACGCCGGGACAAGCCGATCTTGCAGAAATTGAAAATACATCCGGCGTCAAAATGGCAAAGCAGCACGGCATCAATGTCGCGTACCTGGCGATGAATATGAGCAAAAAACCTTTTACGGATCTGCGTGTTCGCCAGGCTATCGTTTATGCAATCAATCGTGAACACTTGGTCAAAGAAGTGTACGGCCAACTCGGCCGCGCTGCAAAAAACCCCATTCCGCCGGTGTTACTTGGGTATAACGAAGAGATCCGATTTACGCCATATAATCCGGAGAAATCCAAAGAACTTCTGAAAGAGGCTGGGTTCCCGAATGGCTTTAAAACCAAACTCCTGAGCTTACCTATCGTACGAGAATATATGCCCAACGGACAGCTGACAGCTGAATTCATTCAAAAGGAATTAAAAGCCGTCGGCATTGAAGTGGAAATCGTGTCGTACGAATGGAAAGAAGTTCTTGCCCGGCGGGAGCGTGGTGAACATGAACTCGCGTTAGCCGGCTGGGTCGGCGATGCGCCCGATCCGCATTTCTTTTTCTTCCCGTTATTGGACAAGGTAAATGCAAAAAATGTGGGATCGACTAATGCCGCATCATACAAAAGCGAAGAAATGCACAACCTTATTGAAAAAGGAAAGATTACATTTGAGCCCGTGGAACGAAGCAATGTATACAAAAAAGCATGTGAAATTTTCAATAAAGATCTTCCGTGGTTCACTATAGCCCATTCGGTTTCGATCGTTCCTATGCGTGATAACGTCATGGATTTCGTTCTGCATTCCAGTTCGGTCAGAAAATTTGACAAAGTATGGTTAAAAAAATAAAATGGGAAGGTGAACACATTAAAGACTTTCCGTGGTTACTATCGCACATTAGGTGTCGATTGTTCCGATACGCGATGATCTCATGGATTTTCAGATGCATTCCAGTTCCATTCGAAAATTCGGAAAAGTGCGGTGGAATAAGTTAATCACATTTAGGGTTGACTCTCGCTTGTTTTTTTTATACTTTTGCTCCCATTTCGAATAATATAAGGGATTATGAAAAATAAGTCGACGGTTATACTTTTAGCGTTTTTCGTTTTTTGCTTTGTTTCCATGCTCCTGTTTATGGTATTCAAATTTATTAAACCGGATGTTAGTTTTGGACGAAAGATTGCGTTGATCGAATTAGAAGGCACGATCGTGGATTCACGCGACATTGTGCGCCAATTCAAAAAATACCGTGACGACAGTTCCGTGGAAGCTATTGTATTTAGAATTGAAAGTCCAGGCGGGGGCATAACGCCGTCGCAGGAAATTTTTGATATGGTCAAGAAAACGCGCGCATCGGGAAAACCCGTCATCGTTTCTATGGGAAGTGTCGCGGCGTCCGGCGGATATTATGTAGCTTGTCCGGCGGATACCATAGTTGCGAATCCGGGAACAATCACCGGCAGTATCGGCGTGATTATTCAGTATCCGAATGTGGATAAACTACTGGAAAAAGTAGGCGTGAAATTCACCACCATCAAAAGCGGACAATTCAAGGATGCCTTGAGCCCGTACCGCGACATGACGAAGGCCGAAGAAAATTATTTGCAAAATTTTGTGATGAATGCATATAGCCAATTTGTGGTCGCGGTTTCAACTGAAAGAGGTCTGGATACCGCCTACGTGCGTGAATATGCCGACGGCAGGGTCTATACGGGCGAGCAAGCGAAAGAGCTTAAGTTCGTCGATGTGCTCGGAACTTACGACGACGCCATTATGATCGCAGCCGCTAAAGTAGGTATTCCCGGTACTCCGGAAGTGGTCAAGGAAAAAAAATACAAACCGTCATTTTTTGATATCCTGTTTGACGATGATGCCGCGTCTAAAATCGAATCGGTGATCTCCTTACCGGAATTTAAAAGTTACCCGGTCGTGAGCTACAAATACGGATTTTAAATGAATCTGACCAAAGCCGAAATAGTCACCAAAGTTGCCGCCGCCGTCGGACTGACGAAGATCGAAACGGAGGCCGTGATCAACGGCTTCATCGTTGCAATTAATGATTCGCTGAAAGAAGGCAACGAGATCGAAATTCGCGGACTTGGCAGTTTTCGCATTATCGAGCGCCAGCCGCGTTTGGCGCGGAACCCAAAAACCGGAGGCAAGGTACAATTGCCCAAACGGCGCGTTCCCCAGTTTCGTCCGTCAAAAGACCTGCGTAAGGCTGTTAATGTAAAAAAATAGAATATAGATTTATTATTAAACAACTCAATCACTCGAAAGGAGATCTCGCATGCCCTGCGGAAGAAAAAGAAAAAGAAGAAAAATGGCAACGCATAAACGCAAAAAAAGATTACGCCGCGATCGTCATAAGAAAAAAAATCGCTAATCTCATATAATATTCGTTACCTTCAAGTCCCGCTCCAAAAAAGCGGGACTCATTTTTTATGTTATCGGTTGAGTTCTAAGTTTACCGAAGGCTCGAAAAAATTTTTCTTTATAGCTGATACCGGTCTATGCGAAACATTAAAATTGTTATCGAATACGATGGCACTAATTTTAACGGATGGCAGTTCCAGCCGCACCATCGTTCCGTACAGGGCGAGCTCCAGCGCGCCGTGAAACAGATTACGGGTGAGCAAGTTACCGTTGAAGGCGCCGGTCGTACCGATACAGGCGTGCATGCGCGGGGTCAGGTTGGAAATTTTAAGATCGAAAAAGAAATGGGACTGCCTGAACTGATAAAGGGACTGAATGCCGTTCTTCCTGACGATGTGCGGATCAAATCAATAAATGAAGCGGACATGAATTTCCATTCGCGATTTTCTGCTAAAGAAAGACGATATAAATACTACATAGCACAAAACCCTATTTCTATTGGACGTCAATATTACTGGTATTATCCGCACGAATTGGATTTTGAGATTATGAAATCGGCATGTAATCTTTTGATCGGTCAAAAAAATTTCCGGTCGTTTTGCTTATCAAAGGCGGAGGTGAGTCATTACATTTGCGAAGTGCGCAAAGCCGAATGGTATGAAAAAGACGGGGTTAAGTTATTCGAGATTCACGCCAATCGGTTTCTGCACAACATGGTTAGAACAATAGTGGGAACTTTCGTTAACTTAGGCCGAGAAAGAATCACCTATGACGATCTCGTAGCCATCATGGAAAAAGAAGACCGCCGCGTTGCCGGATTTTCGGCACCGGCGGAAGGTTTGTGTCTGGAAGAGGTGGTGTATTGAAAAAGAAAGATCCGGTTGCTAAGTA
This genomic stretch from bacterium harbors:
- a CDS encoding Fic family protein; the encoded protein is MKYHPLKPHNTLPDLPPKAEVETKAILKKALSASRSLSELKGAITNLPNPLLFVDTIHLQEARASSAIENIITTQDALFQASVADKQIENPATKEVIHYKDALWFGIEQLKKKPLLTTNLFIEIMRIIKENRSGIRNIPGTQLKNPVTGLIIYTPPEGEGIIRDKLKALETFINTENGMDPMIKLALIHYQFEAIHPFFDGNGRTGRIILLLYLKICGLMDLPALYLSSYILKNKNTYYVNLRNVTEKNDWESWILYMLDMIEVTSQKGRERIEETKTLMKSMGGKIQKKLPKIYSKDLLEILFRLPYTKRNFIETAGLGNIKTSGSYLKSLEEKGFLKSVTVGKEKLYLNFQLMEILKKQ
- a CDS encoding ABC transporter substrate-binding protein, with product MNPMRLHRIVVVISLCGLVISSCGKSEKISDDANLKPKYGGTLVYTKNSPPVTLDPALTTETESTIPCDNIFDPLVQLQLGKTGIAPALAKTWDISKDGLVYTFHLRTGVTFHDGTPFTAKAVLFSFNRQRDPKHPFHQGGDKFEYWKNFSMNEMIKDIKAVNDSTVQFTLSSANATFLYILSMQFTAIVSPDGMKKYGTQFYAHPIGTGAFHFVSWQSDDNLILAANTEYWDGRPYLDTLIFKAVNKSEERVSRLLSGEYDMIESPTPEKISEIENNKNLKVFKQPGVNIAYMAMNMNKKPFSDERVRKAIVYAVNREKLVEQVYGEFGRPAKNPIPPMLLGYNEEIRFTPYDPEKAKQLLAEAGFPDGFKTKLWYMPIAREYMPDGKRTAELIEADLKAVGIEAEISTYPWHEYLEKLYRGEHEMAIMGWIADIPDPDNFFYPLLDKTVAEIVPSNNIAFYKGEDMHQLLLQGKLATDLVARSKIYRDACAVFNRDLPWFTIAHSVVIVPMQSYVMNFQPYASYARKFNTVWLNR
- a CDS encoding ABC transporter substrate-binding protein yields the protein MITRKLSFILSACIAVWSLSCGPEKKTNTVSDDAKPEYGGTFIYAKNGPPITLDPALTKETESTVIADNIFDGLVQQRAGKIAIDPCLAKSWDISKDGKIYTFHLRNGVKFHDGTPFTAGSVLFSFDRQGNPKHPFHGKADFDFWRSFNMDNIIKSIKAPDDSTIIFTLTSPDATFLNILSMNFLQIISPEAMKKFGADAYKNPVGTGAFKFVSWSDDGSVVTVANEHYWNGRPYLDTLIFKPFPDARKRWQALKEGAVSMMSVPDQADLAEIQNTAGVKSSQQPGVNVAYLAMNMNKKPFDDLKVRQAIVYAIDREKLVKAVLSQLGRPAKNPIPPNLLGYNEEIRFTPFDPAKAKQLLTEAGFPNGFKSSLWTLPVSREYMPNGKLAAELIQADLKAVGIETEIIIPEFQEYLRRRGNGEHELLISGWVGDVPDPHFFFYPLLDKVSAEQRPSNNAAFYKSQEMHDLIVKGKETFDPVERSNIYKKACEVFNKDLPWFTIAHAVAIVPMRDHVMNFLMHASSVRKFDKVWLKK
- a CDS encoding ABC transporter substrate-binding protein → MFLNNSYVNLWQFYFSSELPCSHCNLFVRFDYSERRSVLKHQTFYQWIFICTIGLSLIGCGGEKKDSASGDNSKPEYGGTLIYAKNGPPISLDPAATKETESSVIVASIFDGLVEQQAGKAAINPALAKSWNISKDGLTYTFNLRSGVTFHDGTPFNADAVLFSFNRQKDPKHPGYTTRDAFEYWKNFDMDKVVRTIAAVNDSTVEFKLSKPDATFLNLLTINFAAIVSPEAVKKYKNDFYKNPVGTGAFKFSSWNDDGSVVCVAFENFMNGRPYADTLVFKPISDGHQRWLELKAGTVNMMSTPGQADLAEIENTSGVKMAKQHGINVAYLAMNMSKKPFTDLRVRQAIVYAINREHLVKEVYGQLGRAAKNPIPPVLLGYNEEIRFTPYNPEKSKELLKEAGFPNGFKTKLLSLPIVREYMPNGQLTAEFIQKELKAVGIEVEIVSYEWKEVLARRERGEHELALAGWVGDAPDPHFFFFPLLDKVNAKNVGSTNAASYKSEEMHNLIEKGKITFEPVERSNVYKKACEIFNKDLPWFTIAHSVSIVPMRDNVMDFVLHSSSVRKFDKVWLKK
- the sppA gene encoding signal peptide peptidase SppA → MKNKSTVILLAFFVFCFVSMLLFMVFKFIKPDVSFGRKIALIELEGTIVDSRDIVRQFKKYRDDSSVEAIVFRIESPGGGITPSQEIFDMVKKTRASGKPVIVSMGSVAASGGYYVACPADTIVANPGTITGSIGVIIQYPNVDKLLEKVGVKFTTIKSGQFKDALSPYRDMTKAEENYLQNFVMNAYSQFVVAVSTERGLDTAYVREYADGRVYTGEQAKELKFVDVLGTYDDAIMIAAAKVGIPGTPEVVKEKKYKPSFFDILFDDDAASKIESVISLPEFKSYPVVSYKYGF
- a CDS encoding integration host factor subunit beta gives rise to the protein MTKAEIVTKVAAAVGLTKIETEAVINGFIVAINDSLKEGNEIEIRGLGSFRIIERQPRLARNPKTGGKVQLPKRRVPQFRPSKDLRKAVNVKK
- the truA gene encoding tRNA pseudouridine(38-40) synthase TruA — translated: MRNIKIVIEYDGTNFNGWQFQPHHRSVQGELQRAVKQITGEQVTVEGAGRTDTGVHARGQVGNFKIEKEMGLPELIKGLNAVLPDDVRIKSINEADMNFHSRFSAKERRYKYYIAQNPISIGRQYYWYYPHELDFEIMKSACNLLIGQKNFRSFCLSKAEVSHYICEVRKAEWYEKDGVKLFEIHANRFLHNMVRTIVGTFVNLGRERITYDDLVAIMEKEDRRVAGFSAPAEGLCLEEVVY